One part of the Jilunia laotingensis genome encodes these proteins:
- the mbpC gene encoding mobilization protein MbpC — METNSRPEKEVSTSKQGQYRPRRKDTTPKVNPQLAVELVYQELKRVEVYTKRIEDATSKKVQIDGESLESAEKCLKNVLADFERQGNRMKSGGYVDKRVSFYSILCVVISLLFACLMCYLWVDAAKDRDNYKRYYEYYQEQAIEQKGNK; from the coding sequence ATGGAAACAAACTCACGTCCGGAAAAGGAGGTTTCCACCTCTAAGCAAGGACAATACCGACCACGCAGGAAAGACACCACCCCGAAAGTGAACCCGCAGCTTGCGGTAGAACTGGTATATCAAGAATTGAAGCGTGTGGAAGTCTATACGAAACGCATAGAGGACGCAACATCCAAAAAGGTACAGATAGACGGGGAAAGCCTTGAAAGTGCTGAAAAATGCCTAAAAAACGTGTTAGCGGACTTTGAACGGCAGGGGAACAGGATGAAAAGCGGTGGCTATGTGGATAAACGGGTTTCGTTCTACTCCATTCTTTGTGTCGTTATTTCCCTTTTGTTCGCTTGCCTCATGTGTTATCTTTGGGTGGATGCAGCCAAAGACCGGGATAACTACAAACGGTATTACGAATATTACCAAGAGCAGGCAATAGAACAAAAGGGCAACAAATAG
- the mbpB gene encoding mobilization protein MbpB: protein MIGKGKSISHGVAALEYDLAKEIDGQAAATEIARHELYGCTGAEMVQEMKPYFTDFPNVKNNCLRFEVSPSIEESSSFTDADWAELGNDFMQRMGLMNHQYIIIKHSGTESKKEQAHLHILANRISLSGELYRDNWIGKRATEAANAIAKERNFVQSQDIGKANKEEIKEVMNSVLKKMQGFDLTKFQEELGKLGFKVREARASTGKLNGYYVTARSGTEYKASEIGKGYTFAHIERTQSKLKYNSMNISHGNKLTSGKGGFHL from the coding sequence ATGATAGGGAAAGGGAAAAGCATATCACATGGCGTGGCGGCACTGGAGTATGACCTTGCCAAGGAGATAGACGGGCAGGCAGCAGCCACCGAGATAGCCCGGCATGAGCTTTACGGGTGTACGGGTGCGGAAATGGTGCAGGAGATGAAACCTTACTTCACTGATTTTCCGAACGTAAAGAACAACTGCCTGCGTTTTGAGGTCAGCCCCTCGATAGAGGAAAGTTCCAGCTTCACCGATGCGGACTGGGCAGAACTTGGCAACGACTTCATGCAGCGCATGGGACTGATGAACCACCAGTACATCATCATCAAACACAGTGGGACAGAGAGCAAGAAAGAACAAGCCCACCTGCACATACTGGCAAACCGGATATCCCTTTCCGGGGAACTCTACCGGGACAACTGGATAGGAAAACGGGCAACGGAAGCCGCCAACGCCATAGCCAAGGAGCGGAACTTCGTGCAGTCGCAGGACATCGGCAAAGCCAACAAAGAGGAAATCAAGGAAGTCATGAACAGCGTACTGAAGAAAATGCAGGGTTTTGACTTAACCAAATTTCAAGAAGAACTTGGTAAACTGGGCTTCAAGGTCCGAGAAGCCAGGGCAAGCACCGGGAAACTTAACGGCTACTATGTCACAGCCCGGAGCGGTACGGAGTACAAGGCAAGCGAGATAGGGAAAGGCTACACTTTCGCCCATATCGAGAGGACACAAAGCAAACTGAAGTATAACTCAATGAACATATCACATGGAAACAAACTCACGTCCGGAAAAGGAGGTTTCCACCTCTAA
- the mbpA gene encoding mobilization protein MbpA: protein MEVRRSEKITFRCTALEKAALSEQAARCGLSTSEYCRSLSLGGRPRERYTEEERELFRDIARLKGTLQRLNNYFGGRQYREVFEENRALITELQKILSR from the coding sequence ATGGAAGTAAGACGGAGCGAAAAGATTACATTCCGATGCACCGCACTTGAAAAGGCGGCACTTTCGGAGCAGGCAGCCCGGTGCGGTTTGAGTACATCGGAGTACTGCCGCAGTTTATCCCTTGGTGGGCGTCCCAGGGAGAGGTACACAGAAGAAGAACGGGAACTTTTCCGGGATATCGCCCGGCTGAAGGGGACACTTCAAAGACTGAACAACTACTTCGGTGGTCGCCAGTACCGGGAAGTGTTCGAGGAGAACCGGGCACTAATCACAGAACTCCAAAAAATACTCTCACGATGA